From a region of the Methanolobus tindarius DSM 2278 genome:
- a CDS encoding DUF5658 family protein, producing MSFVKDMWSVLLLYFIGDTLTTLYALQTGNFYEGNPILSNIFQSYGFASLIPLKIGFLFVMYHVYNNADRYYWNITRYSVAGIGLLATLSNTVTVVHG from the coding sequence ATGTCTTTTGTGAAAGACATGTGGTCTGTGTTGCTTCTCTATTTTATAGGTGATACTCTAACTACCTTATATGCATTACAGACAGGAAATTTCTATGAAGGCAATCCTATATTGTCTAATATTTTCCAGTCATATGGTTTTGCTTCTCTTATCCCGTTAAAAATCGGTTTTTTGTTTGTCATGTACCATGTTTACAACAATGCTGACAGGTATTACTGGAACATAACGAGATATTCTGTCGCCGGTATCGGCCTGCTTGCAACTCTTAGTAATACGGTTACAGTTGTTCATGGATAA
- a CDS encoding ATP-binding protein produces the protein MSILTSFCPEPTQLIQVCYYLSDPETKEREINGLLAGMKNFITNEGLIITSDKFGEDEIEGKKVRYMPLWYWILEVKIR, from the coding sequence ATGTCTATATTAACTTCATTTTGTCCTGAACCAACTCAATTGATACAGGTCTGCTACTATCTTTCAGACCCCGAAACAAAAGAACGTGAGATAAACGGTCTGCTCGCCGGCATGAAGAATTTCATAACGAATGAAGGATTAATAATCACTTCCGATAAGTTTGGCGAGGATGAGATAGAGGGGAAGAAGGTTAGGTATATGCCTTTGTGGTATTGGATATTGGAGGTAAAAATAAGATGA
- a CDS encoding type 1 glutamine amidotransferase family protein — MVKIAYLYLLDTMADWEPGFLIAELNTARAFKKDAEKYTVKTVGITKEPVVTMGGIRIVPDISLEELAIDDAGVLILPGGDTWLEPIHDPIISKVKEFLDAGVLVAAICGATMGLANAGILDSRAHTSNDLEFLKAVCPNYTGEKFYRNEPSVIGDNVITATGVAPLEFTREVLRALDVLSVETLQAWYNLYTTHEAQYYYALMDSLEK; from the coding sequence ATGGTTAAAATTGCTTACCTGTACTTACTTGACACAATGGCTGACTGGGAGCCAGGTTTTTTGATCGCTGAACTGAATACGGCTCGTGCATTTAAAAAGGATGCAGAAAAGTACACCGTAAAAACTGTTGGTATTACAAAAGAACCTGTTGTAACAATGGGAGGAATAAGAATAGTTCCTGACATAAGTCTTGAAGAATTAGCAATCGATGATGCAGGTGTATTGATCCTTCCCGGTGGGGATACGTGGCTTGAACCAATTCATGATCCTATCATAAGTAAAGTAAAAGAGTTTCTGGATGCAGGTGTTCTGGTTGCTGCTATTTGTGGTGCAACAATGGGACTTGCAAATGCAGGAATTCTTGATAGCAGAGCACATACAAGCAATGACCTCGAGTTTTTAAAGGCAGTTTGTCCGAATTACACTGGTGAAAAGTTTTATCGTAATGAACCTTCTGTTATTGGCGATAATGTAATTACCGCTACCGGTGTTGCTCCACTGGAGTTTACACGTGAGGTCTTAAGAGCGCTCGATGTACTTTCTGTTGAAACTCTGCAAGCTTGGTACAATCTGTATACTACTCATGAGGCACAGTATTACTATGCACTTATGGATTCATTGGAGAAGTAA